The sequence TATACGGACAGATCACTTCTTTAGGACATGAGCAATTGGTCATCTGCTATGATGAACCTACCGGTTTGAAGGCCATTATTGGCGTTCACAATACGGTACTTGGGCCTGCATTGGGCGGTACCAGGATGTGGAATTATACTTCCGAGCAGGAGGCCATTACGGATGTGTTGCGCCTTTCGAGGGGGATGACCTTCAAGGCTGCTATTTCCGGTTTGAACATCGGGGGTGGTAAGGCCGTGATCATAGGTGATCCCAAGCTCAAAAGTGAGGCCTTTCTTAGAAGGTTTGGACGGTTTGTAGAGAGTCTCGGTGGTCGGTATATCACTGCCGAAGATGTAAACATGAAGACGAGGGACATGGAGTACATTGCCATGGAGACGTCCCATGTAACCGGGCTTCCAGAAATCCACGGTGGAGGTGGTGATCCTTCTCCCGTAACTGCTTACGGCGCATATTTGGGAATGAAGGCGTCTGCTAAAAAAGCCTTTGGAACCGATGCTTTGAAAGGAAAAAAAGTGGCCGTTCAGGGGATTGGTCAAGTGGGAAGGCATTTGATCGATCATTTGGTAAAAGAAGGCGCTGAAATTTATGTGACCGATATTTTTGAAGACCGGCTGAAAGAAGTGGCGACAGCTACCGGTGCTACGGTTGTGGCCCCGGATGAAATCTATGATGTAAACATGGATATTTATGCTCCTTGCGCGTTGGGTGCGACGGTTAACGATAAGACGATCGATCGGTTGAAATGCTCGGTGATTGCTGGTGCGGCAAACAACCAGCTGGAAGATGAGCAGAAGCATGGACAGTTGTTGTTGGAAAAAGGAGTGGTGTATGCACCGGACTTTTTGATCAATGCAGGTGGACTGATTAATGTCTATGCGGAATACCTGGGTGGATACAATAGGGAAGCAGCCTATCAACAGGCAGAAAAAATCTATGACACTTGTTTGGCCATTCTTAACAAATCAGAGAAAGAGCGTATTCCTGCACAGCAAGCAGCGATCGAACTGGCTTGGAACAGGATCCAGAGCATCGGAAAGGTGAAGTCATCTTATTAAAAGATTATTGAAATATTAACTCTTTTAGAAACCAAATGCAATGGAACATAAATTCCGTGCATTTGGTTTTTTTATTTAATAACTTTGCACTTAACCAAACAGTGGGGGCGCCATAGAGGTCCTTGCTGATAAACCAAATCAAAATTACGTTCTTTATATTCAGGTAATGTTAAACAGAAGAATTCTTAGAGTCAAGGCTTTCCAAAGTTTGTATGCTTACGAGCAGTGCAAGGCTTCCAATCTCAATCTAGCCAAGGATTATGTCAGAGATGCGTTTCAGCCTGACCTGAACAGCATGGAAGTGCAGGATAAGGGTCAACTGCGGAAGGATGCCGAAGAGACCATCACCCTTTTTTCCAAAAACCTGAACAATAAAGCGTTGATTGCTTCCGGGGATTATGCCACCAAGGTAAAATCAGAAGCCATCAAGGCCATCAATCTCTACCATCAGAAAAACCAAAAGGATTTGGATTTTCTGCGCAACAACATGGTGGATGCGGCCGAGCATATTCCAGCACTTTACCTTTTGGCGATTCAGATCCTTGTCGGTTTCAGTGAGCACGTTCAGCGGGAGTATGACCGCAAGCGGAAGCTGAACCAAGAGCAGGTCTCCTCCGTTAGTGGAGAGCTGAATTTGGCAAATAACAAAGTCATTGATTATTTGAAAGGAGCTCCGGCTTTTACGACGGCCAGTATACGTCAGCAGGCCGATGTGGAAGATCTGGAAATGGAAATCCAAGAGTGGTATCGTGAGTACGTAAAACCTTGGGAGCGCTATCAAGAATACATGCAGCTGAGTGAGCCGACCATGGAAGAGGATCTTGATATTTTAATGGATTTGACCAAGAAGATTCTTTTTAAAACAGATGCTATTTTAAGCCTTTTTTCAGAGAAAGACCTTAGTTGGACCGAAAACAAGGCCGTGGTAAGAAGTTTGGCGATCAAGGTACTTAAGAATGTACTGGAAGCAGAAAATCAGGAGGAATACAGCCTTCCTGAAATTGCGATAAACTGGGAAGAGGATAAGGAATTTTTTCAAAATATCTTTAACTTGACCATTGAAAACGACGAGGCAAATAGGGCTTTGATCGCAGAAAAGACCAAGAATTGGGATATCGAGCGAATCGCCTCTACGGATAAGATTATCATTTCAATGGCGGTCACAGAGATGTTATTTTTTCCAAGTATCCCTGTGAAAGTAACCATCAATGAGTATATTGATATTTCAAAAACGTACAGTACGCCTAAAAGTAAGCAATTTGTCAACGGTTTACTAGATGTATTAGCCAAAGAGCTAACCGATCAGGGAAAAATCCGTAAAAGTGGCAGAGGGCTTTTGGACAACAAATAAACATTATTTAACTATGAGCAAACAGAGTAATTCGATTTTGGCTTTTGTACTCGGTGCTGGTGTAGGTGCGGCATTCGGGGTTTTATTTGCACCTGATTCCGGTAACAATACCAGGGATAAGCTGTCCTATCAACTGTCAAAATACAAGGCAGAGCTGGAGGATATTATCAAGGACTTGGTAGAAGGGAAAGACCTTCCGCTAAATGAGGCGAAGTCTGAAGGTAAAAAGGTAATCACAGACGCGAAAAACAAAGCAGAAAACCTGCTGACCGATGTCAATAAGCTTATTGACCAGATCAATAAAGAAAATAACTAACCAGTTTCAGTTATGAAATATTCATTCTTGCCTGCAATATTACTTGCAGGTTCTCTTTTTGTGGGAAGTTGTGACAGCAAAAACAAGGAGAAAATAGAGGAGTTGGAGCAGAAAATCGCCCAGCTGGAGCAAAATCAAGCCGCCCAGCCTCGGCAACCCTCCAACGTACAGAGCGTGGCCCAAATAGATCCGTCTTCATTGGGCAAATTTAAATTTGATGACATGCAGTTTGACTTTGGTACCATTGACCAAGGCAAAGTAGTAGAGCATACGTTTACCTTCACCAATGACGGGCAGTCTCCATTGATTATTTCCAATGTACAGGCCTCATGCGGGTGTACCACGCCCGATTGGAGCAAGCAACCTGTCAAACCGGGTGAAGAGGGACATGTAAAGGTCAGGTTTAATTCCGCACATAAATCCGGTGCGCAAAGCCCCACGGTGACCATTACGGCCAATACCTCTCCAAGCATCACCAAGCTTAAACTAAAAGGAACCGTAAATACAAACAGTACAGCCAGCAATGTAGCTGGTCCAGTGAAAAAGTAACCATGACCAATAC comes from Echinicola vietnamensis DSM 17526 and encodes:
- a CDS encoding Glu/Leu/Phe/Val family dehydrogenase, yielding MIEVKTEEKIKEGSIYGQITSLGHEQLVICYDEPTGLKAIIGVHNTVLGPALGGTRMWNYTSEQEAITDVLRLSRGMTFKAAISGLNIGGGKAVIIGDPKLKSEAFLRRFGRFVESLGGRYITAEDVNMKTRDMEYIAMETSHVTGLPEIHGGGGDPSPVTAYGAYLGMKASAKKAFGTDALKGKKVAVQGIGQVGRHLIDHLVKEGAEIYVTDIFEDRLKEVATATGATVVAPDEIYDVNMDIYAPCALGATVNDKTIDRLKCSVIAGAANNQLEDEQKHGQLLLEKGVVYAPDFLINAGGLINVYAEYLGGYNREAAYQQAEKIYDTCLAILNKSEKERIPAQQAAIELAWNRIQSIGKVKSSY
- the nusB gene encoding transcription antitermination factor NusB — encoded protein: MLNRRILRVKAFQSLYAYEQCKASNLNLAKDYVRDAFQPDLNSMEVQDKGQLRKDAEETITLFSKNLNNKALIASGDYATKVKSEAIKAINLYHQKNQKDLDFLRNNMVDAAEHIPALYLLAIQILVGFSEHVQREYDRKRKLNQEQVSSVSGELNLANNKVIDYLKGAPAFTTASIRQQADVEDLEMEIQEWYREYVKPWERYQEYMQLSEPTMEEDLDILMDLTKKILFKTDAILSLFSEKDLSWTENKAVVRSLAIKVLKNVLEAENQEEYSLPEIAINWEEDKEFFQNIFNLTIENDEANRALIAEKTKNWDIERIASTDKIIISMAVTEMLFFPSIPVKVTINEYIDISKTYSTPKSKQFVNGLLDVLAKELTDQGKIRKSGRGLLDNK
- a CDS encoding YtxH domain-containing protein, which encodes MSKQSNSILAFVLGAGVGAAFGVLFAPDSGNNTRDKLSYQLSKYKAELEDIIKDLVEGKDLPLNEAKSEGKKVITDAKNKAENLLTDVNKLIDQINKENN
- a CDS encoding DUF1573 domain-containing protein, translating into MKYSFLPAILLAGSLFVGSCDSKNKEKIEELEQKIAQLEQNQAAQPRQPSNVQSVAQIDPSSLGKFKFDDMQFDFGTIDQGKVVEHTFTFTNDGQSPLIISNVQASCGCTTPDWSKQPVKPGEEGHVKVRFNSAHKSGAQSPTVTITANTSPSITKLKLKGTVNTNSTASNVAGPVKK